The genomic DNA CCATCCGGGCTGCGCAGCGGGCCGTACACGCCGACGACGCGGTTCAGAGCGCCGACGGCTCCGACTGTGCCGGAGCGCCGTCTTAGCGCGGCGCCGCACGCAGCAGCAGCTCGCGCAGTTCGTCCTCGGACTCGGTGACGGCGACGAACAGTAACTCGTCTCCACCCTCAAGAGGATCGTCGGATTCGGGCACGATCACCCTCGCTCCGCGCAGGATGGTCACCAGTGCGGTGTCGCGGGGCAGCTCGAGCCGCTTGACGGGCTTGCCGCCCCACGGGGTGTCGTCGGGCAGCGTGATCTCGACCAGGTTGGCCTGTCCCTTGCGGAACTCCATCAGGCGCACCAGATCGCCGACCGCGACGGCCTCCTCGACGAGCGAGGCGAGCATGCGCGGCGTCGACACCGCCACGTCCACCCCCCAGTTCTCGTCGAACAGCCACTCGTTGCGGGGATCGTTGACGCGGGCCACCACCCGCGGAACCGCGAACTCGGTCTTGGCCAGCAGGCTGACCACGACGTTGACCTTGTCGTCACCGGTCGCCGCGATCACCACATCGAATTCCTCGAGCTTGACCGACTCCATCACGGTGAGCTCACAGGCATCGCCCAGCCGCCAGTGCGCGGCCGGGATGGCATCGACGTCGATGTGGCTGGGGTTACGTTCCAGCAGCGTCACGTCATGGTTGTTCTCAAGCAGCTCGCGGGCGATGGAGCGGCCCACGGCCCCGGCCCCGGCGATGGCAACCTTCATCAGTGAGACTCCACGTCGTCGCTCGGTGGCAGTGCCGCGATGGCCAGCGCCTCGGCGACGTGTCCGGACACCGCGGCCATGTACACCTGATCGCCGGCCTGGATCACGGTCTTGGGTTCGGGCAGATACCCGTTGCCGAACCGGATCATGAAGGCCACCCGGCCGCCCGTCGCGGCCTCCAAGTCGGTGACCAGGTGCCCGGCCCAATCCTGGTGCAGCGGAAGTTCGGCCACGCCCACGTTGCCCGACGGGTCCCGCCACTTGGTGGTCTCGGTCTCCCTGGTCAGCACGTTGAGCAGACGATCGGTGGTCCACGGAACAGTGGCCACGGTGGGGATGCCCAGCCGCTCGTAGACCGCGGCACGCTTGGCGTCATAGATACGCGCCACCACGCGCTCGACGCCGAACGTCTCGCGGGCCACTCGGGCCGAGATGATGTTGGAGTTGTCGCCAGAGGACACCGCGGCGAACGCTCCGGCCTCCTCGATGCCGGCGCGCAGCAGCACGTCGCGGTCGAAACCCATACCGAGCACACGTTCACCGGCGAACTCCGGCGAGAGCCGGTGGAAAGCGGTGCTGTCCCGGTCGATGACCGCGACCTCGTGGCCGATGCGGGCCAGGCTGTCTGCGAGGGACGCACCCACCCGGCCGCACCCCATGACGACTACACGCACCCGAAGGTCCTTTCCGGTGGCAGAGGAGGAGCGCTGTTGCGCTTATCCGTTGCACTCGAACGCTACAGCTTTGTCACGTCTTTTCTCCTTCGGGCTTAGTCTTGGCTCTCGTGTCCAAGCTTTCGACGGCGACGCGCCGTCTGGTCCTCGGGCGGCCGTTCCGCAGCGACAAGCTCTCTCACACCCTGCTGCCCAAACGGATCGCCCTGCCGGTGTTCGCCTCCGACGCGTTGTCGTCGGTGGCCTACGCACCGGAAGAGATCTTCCTGGTGCTCTCGGTGGCGGGGCTGACGGCCTACTCGCTGACGCCCTGGATCGGCCTGGCGGTGGCCGGCGTCATGCTGATCGTGATCGCCAGTTACCGGCAGAACGTGCATGCCTACCCGTCCGGCGGTGGTGACTACGAGGTCGTCACCACGAACCTCGGGCCGACCGCGGGACTGACGGTGGCCAGTGCGCTGATGGTGGATTACGTTCTGACCGTTGCGGTGTCGATGTCGTCGGCGATGTCGAACATCGGCTCGGCGGTGCCGTTCGTCGGTCAGCACAAGGTGTTGTTCGCGGTGGTGGCGATCCTCTTGCTGGCCTCGATGAACCTGCGCGGGCTGCGGGAGTCGGGCACGGCGTTCGCCATTCCCACCTACGCGTTCATGATCGGCATCTACATCATGCTGGGCTGGGGTCTGTTCCAGATCTATGTGCTGGGCCATCCGCTGCGGGCGGAGTCCGCCGGTTTCGAGATGCATCCGGAACACGGCGAGGTGCTCGG from Mycobacterium sp. DL440 includes the following:
- a CDS encoding TrkA family potassium uptake protein — its product is MKVAIAGAGAVGRSIARELLENNHDVTLLERNPSHIDVDAIPAAHWRLGDACELTVMESVKLEEFDVVIAATGDDKVNVVVSLLAKTEFAVPRVVARVNDPRNEWLFDENWGVDVAVSTPRMLASLVEEAVAVGDLVRLMEFRKGQANLVEITLPDDTPWGGKPVKRLELPRDTALVTILRGARVIVPESDDPLEGGDELLFVAVTESEDELRELLLRAAPR
- a CDS encoding TrkA family potassium uptake protein — translated: MRVVVMGCGRVGASLADSLARIGHEVAVIDRDSTAFHRLSPEFAGERVLGMGFDRDVLLRAGIEEAGAFAAVSSGDNSNIISARVARETFGVERVVARIYDAKRAAVYERLGIPTVATVPWTTDRLLNVLTRETETTKWRDPSGNVGVAELPLHQDWAGHLVTDLEAATGGRVAFMIRFGNGYLPEPKTVIQAGDQVYMAAVSGHVAEALAIAALPPSDDVESH